A genomic region of Kribbella sp. NBC_00382 contains the following coding sequences:
- a CDS encoding FadR/GntR family transcriptional regulator: MTGIQRGVSRGLHGQIVEVMAQRILSGQIPEGSTINVPDLQADLGVSLTAVREALKVLTAKGLVDARQKRGTFVRPRSDWNLLDADMIRWHFDDDEVRPELLEELHEVRGIVEPAAARLAAVRASDAQIDLLDKALASMSSATNDLDAAEADVAFHKALLAATGNELLTKMEVVIETGLAGRDRLVHKVKSSDDPVPSHARVVDAVRAHDPEGAELAMRELLAKAAEDLSAVRKSAARGGK; encoded by the coding sequence GTGACGGGGATTCAGCGCGGGGTTTCGCGGGGACTGCACGGGCAGATCGTGGAGGTGATGGCGCAGCGCATCCTGTCGGGGCAGATCCCCGAGGGGTCGACGATCAACGTGCCCGATCTGCAGGCCGACCTCGGGGTCAGCCTGACCGCGGTCCGCGAGGCGCTCAAGGTGCTGACCGCGAAGGGCCTGGTCGACGCGCGGCAGAAGCGCGGCACCTTCGTCCGGCCGCGCTCGGACTGGAACCTGCTCGACGCGGACATGATCCGCTGGCACTTCGATGACGACGAGGTCCGGCCCGAGCTGCTCGAGGAGCTCCACGAAGTACGTGGCATCGTCGAGCCTGCCGCCGCCCGACTGGCCGCAGTACGGGCCTCCGACGCGCAGATCGACCTGCTGGACAAGGCGTTGGCGTCGATGTCCTCGGCAACGAATGATCTCGACGCTGCCGAGGCGGATGTCGCTTTCCACAAGGCGTTGCTCGCTGCCACCGGCAACGAGTTGCTCACCAAGATGGAGGTCGTCATCGAGACCGGCCTGGCCGGCCGCGATCGGCTGGTGCACAAGGTCAAGTCGTCGGACGACCCCGTACCGAGCCACGCGCGCGTGGTTGACGCAGTACGGGCGCATGACCCCGAGGGCGCCGAGCTGGCGATGCGGGAGTTGCTCGCGAAGGCTGCTGAGGACCTGTCCGCAGTACGGAAGTCGGCCGCGCGGGGTGGCAAGTGA
- the dgoD gene encoding galactonate dehydratase yields the protein MKIERIETFLVAPRWLFCRIETSDGVVGWGEPVVEGRAEVVRTAIEVLSEYLIGQDPLQIERHWQILAKGGFYRGGPVLSSALAGIDHALWDIAGKVYGAPVASLLGGRVRDRARVYAWVGGDEPAEIADQVAAQVEAGMTAVKMNASGRIQPSPSLAEVRSVVARLEAARSVLGDSRDVAIDLHGRVGVAAARRILHAVEPLHPLFVEEPVLPEHLHHLASVVEASTVPVALGERLYGRSDFMPALEAGVAVVQPDVSHAGGISELRRIAALAEAHGALLAPHCPLGPISLAASLQVSFATPNFLIQEQSRGIHYNLDSDLTSYVTDPTPFTWVDGHAEWNPLPGLGITVDEAAVRAADKKGHTWRNPIWTHDDGSFAEW from the coding sequence GTGAAGATCGAGCGGATCGAGACCTTCCTCGTCGCGCCGCGCTGGCTGTTCTGCCGGATCGAGACGAGTGATGGTGTCGTCGGGTGGGGCGAGCCGGTGGTCGAGGGGCGCGCCGAGGTGGTGCGTACTGCGATCGAGGTGCTGTCGGAGTACCTGATCGGCCAGGATCCGTTGCAGATCGAGCGGCATTGGCAGATCTTGGCCAAGGGCGGGTTCTATCGGGGTGGGCCGGTGTTGAGTAGTGCACTGGCTGGGATTGATCACGCGTTGTGGGATATCGCTGGGAAGGTCTATGGCGCGCCGGTTGCATCGTTGCTTGGCGGGCGGGTGCGGGATCGGGCTCGGGTTTATGCGTGGGTCGGCGGGGATGAGCCGGCTGAGATCGCAGATCAGGTCGCGGCGCAGGTCGAGGCCGGGATGACCGCGGTGAAGATGAACGCCAGTGGGCGGATCCAGCCGTCGCCTTCGCTGGCTGAGGTGCGGTCGGTCGTTGCGCGGTTGGAGGCGGCTCGGTCGGTACTGGGTGATTCGCGGGATGTGGCGATCGATCTGCATGGACGGGTCGGGGTGGCTGCTGCGCGACGGATCTTGCATGCGGTTGAGCCGTTGCACCCTTTATTTGTTGAGGAACCGGTGTTGCCTGAGCATCTGCATCACCTGGCGTCGGTGGTCGAGGCGTCGACGGTGCCAGTGGCTTTGGGTGAGCGGCTTTACGGGCGGTCGGATTTCATGCCGGCGTTGGAGGCGGGGGTGGCGGTGGTCCAGCCCGACGTTTCGCATGCTGGTGGGATCTCGGAGTTGCGGCGGATCGCAGCACTGGCTGAGGCGCACGGTGCCTTGCTGGCGCCGCATTGTCCATTGGGGCCGATCTCGCTGGCGGCCTCGTTGCAGGTGTCCTTTGCAACGCCCAACTTCTTGATCCAGGAGCAGAGCCGCGGCATCCACTACAACCTGGACAGCGACCTGACGTCCTATGTGACTGACCCGACGCCGTTCACGTGGGTGGACGGCCACGCGGAGTGGAATCCCTTGCCTGGCTTGGGAATCACGGTGGACGAGGCTGCCGTCCGCGCCGCGGACAAGAAGGGCCACACCTGGCGCAACCCGATCTGGACCCACGACGACGGATCCTTCGCAGAATGGTGA